DNA sequence from the Maridesulfovibrio frigidus DSM 17176 genome:
AGATTTGGTATTAAGATTGGAAAATTTAAACCGGGTGATAATAATCTGTATGAAATAAACAGACTTTTCGTTTATACATTTTTAATGGAACTTCACGGTTTTCCTATCGTTTCTGAGCGCAGAACATCATCGGCCCTTTTTGCTCGTCGTCTTTTTAGAATGGGCGAAAAGTTCATGGTCAGAGTTCTAGGACAATCAGATAGAACCATCACCTCTTTGTTTTCACATCCAAAATCGAAACAATATCCACGAGTCGAAAAAATAGCTTTAGTGAAAGTCAGCCGTGACAACAAAGAAACACTCGCCGCACTCAAAAAAGGCGGCTTCCTTGTTGATATAGAAAATAGAGTTGTAATTTTGAAAGTCCGCTATCGGCAGCATAAATTCAACATGGAAAACGTTCGTGAAGATCGCGCTCTGTCTGTCTATAAACAAGAAGTAATCCACCCCATCACAGGCGAATGCTCAGGTAAATTTAATATCATTAAAGATGCAACAAGCATGACCTTATTACTTAATGATATTGTGCGTGGTGAGTATGCAGGCAACATTGTCTACAAACGAAACGAACTTATTCAGGATACTGAAACTCACGAAAAAAGATTAAAATTTCTATTTGCTTGGCTTTCAAAGCATCAGCGGAGAATCGTCGGTTACTCTGAAGAGTTCTATTCGGGCGTTGTAAAAGTTCTTGATAGCTATCTGCTGGCTCCCGATAACTACGAACCTTTTAATGACTTATCAGATTTATATCAGGAAGTTTGGTCCAAATACAGTTACATTCAGCAAGCTAGAAAGCTTAAAATTCTTGAAGATCTCAAGGATAGAGTGTACCGCGGTAAAAAAGTCAGCTACTTAGTCATGCTCGAAGAAATGAACTCAATTATGAACGATCTTAAGTTCGAAATTGTGAACTATTTTGACAAGCTGGTCGCAACAACCCTCAGTATTGGAGAGCGGGTTTTAAATGACCCTTATCTCAGGCGCGAATACATTGAACGGGCTGATGATGACCTGACTGAATACGGACTTAAAGTTAAAAAGTATTATGGTCGACTGGTTGTTGTTTTAGATGAATTCAAATCTATCCGTAAGAGTCGCACTCAATATGCAGATGGGACCGTTGTAAGCGGAATGTTTTAAAAAGAAATCGGAGAAAACCTTGTCAGCTTTACGCATCACCCCCCTTACAGAGTGGCATCGTGAAAACGGAGCTAAACTAGTTCCTTTTGCAGGCTTTGAAATGCCCGTTCAATATAAAGGCATCATTGTTGAACATAAGCACACCCGCGAAAAGGCCGGTATCTTTGATATCAGCCATATGGGAGAATTTGTTGTTTCAGGCGAAGGGGCCAAAGCCGCACTCAACAAACTGGTAACCCAAAACCTGGACACACTTGCACCCGGTAAATGCAGATATGGATTTTTAACAGACGAAGAAGGCGGAGTTCTAGATGACTTAATCATCTATTGCCTTGCAGAAGATTCATACATGCTCGTTATTAATGGATCACGCGAAGAAACCGACTTCAACTGGATTGATTGCCACCTGCCGGAAAGTGTCAATTTTGAAAACGTTTCCTACGAAACAGCTAAGATTGATTTGCAGGGGCCACTTGCTCTCGATGTTCTGGAATCCGTTTTTGGGCGAGATTTCAAGAATCTAAAATATTTCAATTTCGGTCAGACTGAATTTGATGGATGCAAATTACTAATCAGCAGAACAGGTTACACAGGTGAGCTAGGATACGAATTCTACCTTCCATCCGATAAAGCTCTATCACTATGGAAAAAGCTTGTTGCACATGAAGATGTCGAACCGATCGGTCTCGGCGCTCGCGACACACTCCGCCTTGAAATGGGCTACCCGCTTTACGGTCAGGATCTTGATACAGATCACAATCCACGCGAAGGCGGATATTCTTTTGTACTCGCTGACGATGCTTTCACCGATGTTAAAGAAATGCTTATACCTTTAAAGATAGAAGGACGTCGTTCAGCAAGACATGGCGATAAAGTTCATCTTGACGGCAAAGAGGTTGGAGTTGTCACAAGTGGCTCCTTCTCCCCTACTCTCGGATTTTCAATCGCGCTAGCTTACGTTCAGGCTGACGCCGCCGAGGCTAAAGAATTTGTAGTAAAAGGTGCTCGCACCGATTTTAAAGCTACTAAAAGCGAACTTCCTTTTTATAAAGAAGGCACTGCTCGAAAAAAACTGGACTAGCAAAGCTTTACAGCAAACAGATTTACTGATTTGAAATAAACTCCCGCAAACGGCTAAACCCCTAGTTTGCGGGAGTTTTTTAATACTTTTTTGTATCTTCCTACACTACATAATTGTCCATAAAAGCTATTATGTCCTATTTGCCACAATAAGAAATGAGAGACATAACACCAAATAATGTCAATATAATCAGTATATTAAAAGGTTAAAAACACAAGTTCAGCCTTATAATATATTTTGACACATCATCGTAAGCTTGTCACAAAAAACACACTTACGACAAATAATACAAATATATCAAACAATTACACCCTAAAAATCGCTATATTCAATTAATAACAGCGACTTGCCGTTGTGTCAGTCACACAACAAGCAAGTTTTTTTTTTATCTTCTTATCTATGTGTATAGTTTAAGTTCAGGGAAAAAAACTATTTGCAGGTAAAGGGCATCTTGCCAATTAGAAACATCTTGTAATTATTATTTTTGCAGACGGTACTGTATCTAAACTTCACCTACAAACGCAGCTTCTCCCAACTTCCGTTCCAGCAACAATTGAAGGATTGAATGATTTTTAACTTAAATAGATCTGATCAGAGATGAATGGACACATGAAAATTCTGAATGGTTCTAGAAAATCAATTGAGGTCATGGCGTTTCAATTGCCCTTTAACGGTCTAGGCATTTCGCTTAAAACTTGCGCTGAAGCAGCTGAGGAAATGAATGTATGTTACAATTCATATACCTCATTTCCTCAAATGTTTGGGGACACTGAATTCAGCCCAGTTTACATCGGTTTATCCGGATACGATTTGCAAGTGACTCTAGGGCAGGAAATTCGTGGAAGATAACTCAAACAAAATTTTAAGGAGCGATGATGAGAATGAATCGTAGAGATTTTGTGAAGCTTACTACTGTTGCAGCCGCCGGGCTTGCTGCTGTTCCTGCCTTTGGCGGACTCAGCAAAGCATTCGCAGCTCCAGCAGTCGATCGGGCTAAAGCTCTTGATCCTAAATGGACCAAGCAAACCACATCAGTCTGTGCATATTGTTCAGTTGGTTGTGGTCTTTTAGTTAACACCTCACTTGAGACAAAACGTGCTCTCAATGTTGAAGGTAACCCAGATCATCCTATTAATGAAGGTTCACTCTGTGCTAAGGGCGCAAGCTCAATTCAGATGACAGAAAATCCGGAACGTCCGGGTAAGTTCATGTATCGCGCTCCTTACAGCGAAGAATTCGTCGAAAAAGACTGGGATTTCTGTAAGAAACGCATTGCCCGTCTTATCAAAGATTCTCGCGACAAAAGTTTTGAAAAGAAAAATGCTAAGGGACAGACCGTTAACCGCACAATGGGTATCGCTTCTCTTGGTTCCGCAGCGCTTGACAATGAAGAATGTTACGCAATGCACGCCTTCATGCGTTCATTAGGTCTGGTATATGTAGAACACCAGGCCAGGATCTGACACAGCGCAACAGTAGCGGCTCTGGTAGAGTCGTTCGGACGCGGTGCGATGACAAATCACTGGAATGATCTCCAGAACAGTGATTGTATTTTGATTATGGGTAGTAATGCTGCCGAAAATCATCCAATTTCTTTTAAATGGGCTGTAAAAGCACAGCAGCGCGGCGGCAAGATTATTCATGTCGATCCTCGCTTCACACGTACATCAGCTAGATCTGATGCTTATATTGCTTTACGCTCAGGTACTGATATCGCTGTCCTCGGCGGTATGATCAATTACATCATTAAGAACAAGAAGTTCTTCCAAGAATACATGGTCGACTACACCAACGCTTCTTTTATCGTTGGTAAAGACTACGAATTCAATGATGGCTTATTCTCCGGTTTCGATCCAGAAACTAGCTCATACGACAAGTCTAAATGGGCTTTCGAAATGGGCGAAGACGGGATTCCAAAACAGGATAAGACACTCAAAGATCCTCAGTGTGTGTTCAATATTCTTAAAAAGCATTACGCTCGTTACACTCCTGAAAAAGTATCTACTATCTCCGGTGTTTCCACTGAAGATTTGGAACTGCTTTACAAGACTTACACAGACACAGGTGTGAAAGGCAAAGCCGGAACAATCATGTACGCAATGGGTTGGACTCAGCATTCAGTTGGGGTTCAGAACATTCGCGCCATGGCTATGATTCAGCTAATGCTCGGTAACATCGGTATTGCCGGTGGTGGTGTTAACGCACTCCGCGGTGAGTGTAACGTTCAGGGTTCAACTGACTACGCTTTGCTTTACCATATCCTTCCAGGATATCTTAAAACTCCGCTCGCAGGTCAGGACACACTTGATCAGTACAATAAAACATACACCCCAGTCAGCAAAGATCCAGAAAGTGCTAACTGGTGGCAGCATTATCCAAAATACTCTGCAAGTCTTATCAAAGCTATGTATTCCGAAGACAGTCCAGCAGATGCTTACCAGTATCTTCCGCGTCTCGATTCACATAAAGCCAGTGTATACTCTTGGATTCCACTAATCGACAGAATGTACAATGACGGATTCTCCGGTGCTTTAATCTGGGGTATGAACCCAGCTTGTTCCAGCTCTGACGCTGTAAAAACTCGTAAAGCTCTCGGTAAACTAGACTGGATGGTTAACGTTAACCTCTTCCGTTGTGAAACAAGTGATTTCTGGAAAGGTCCTGACATGGATCCGAAGAAAATCAAAACTGAAACATTCTTTATTCCTTGTGCATCAGCCATCGAAAAAGAAGGTTCCGTTTCCAACTCAGGTCGCTGGATGCAGTGGCGTTATAAAGGACCAGATACCTTCGAAGATGTAATGACAGATGGTCACTACTTCCACGAAATCTGGGAAGAGCTTGCTCACCTTTATGAAAAAGAAGGCGGCGTATATCCAGAACCGATCACACATCTTAGCTTTAACAACATGTGTGAAAAGAATGAAAAAGGTCACTACGAGTTCAGTGCTCAGAAAACCGCTAAGCTATGTAACGGTTGGTTCACCAAAGATACTGTCGTAAAGGGTAAGACCTTTAAGAAAGGACAGCAGGTTCCAAGTTTTGCATACTTGCAGGATGACGGTTCCACTACCTCTGGTAACTGGTTGTACTGTAACTCAGTAACTGACGAAGGTAATAAATCCGAACGTCACGACTCCACCCAGACTAAAGAGCAGGCAAAAATTGGCTTGTTCCCGAACTGGACATGGTGTTGGCCTGTTAACCGTCGTATCCTCTATAACCGCGCTTCTGTTG
Encoded proteins:
- the fdnG gene encoding formate dehydrogenase-N subunit alpha; this translates as MRMNRRDFVKLTTVAAAGLAAVPAFGGLSKAFAAPAVDRAKALDPKWTKQTTSVCAYCSVGCGLLVNTSLETKRALNVEGNPDHPINEGSLCAKGASSIQMTENPERPGKFMYRAPYSEEFVEKDWDFCKKRIARLIKDSRDKSFEKKNAKGQTVNRTMGIASLGSAALDNEECYAMHAFMRSLGLVYVEHQARIUHSATVAALVESFGRGAMTNHWNDLQNSDCILIMGSNAAENHPISFKWAVKAQQRGGKIIHVDPRFTRTSARSDAYIALRSGTDIAVLGGMINYIIKNKKFFQEYMVDYTNASFIVGKDYEFNDGLFSGFDPETSSYDKSKWAFEMGEDGIPKQDKTLKDPQCVFNILKKHYARYTPEKVSTISGVSTEDLELLYKTYTDTGVKGKAGTIMYAMGWTQHSVGVQNIRAMAMIQLMLGNIGIAGGGVNALRGECNVQGSTDYALLYHILPGYLKTPLAGQDTLDQYNKTYTPVSKDPESANWWQHYPKYSASLIKAMYSEDSPADAYQYLPRLDSHKASVYSWIPLIDRMYNDGFSGALIWGMNPACSSSDAVKTRKALGKLDWMVNVNLFRCETSDFWKGPDMDPKKIKTETFFIPCASAIEKEGSVSNSGRWMQWRYKGPDTFEDVMTDGHYFHEIWEELAHLYEKEGGVYPEPITHLSFNNMCEKNEKGHYEFSAQKTAKLCNGWFTKDTVVKGKTFKKGQQVPSFAYLQDDGSTTSGNWLYCNSVTDEGNKSERHDSTQTKEQAKIGLFPNWTWCWPVNRRILYNRASVDSKGNPWNPDKAVIAWNGTKWVGDVPDGGWKPGTKHPFIMRKNGFGQLFGPGRADGPLPEYYEPLECPVSDHPFSKRLHNPTAVQIKSEEKAVCDPRYPFVGTTYRVTEHWQTGSMTRWCSWLVEAEPQMFVEISPELAELRGIKNGDKVTVESLRGSLWAIAMVTERISPYLVQGQQIHMVGMPWHFGWVTPVNGGDSANIVTPNVGDPNTGIPEYKAFMVNLRKWKEGDK
- the gcvT gene encoding glycine cleavage system aminomethyltransferase GcvT, with the protein product MSALRITPLTEWHRENGAKLVPFAGFEMPVQYKGIIVEHKHTREKAGIFDISHMGEFVVSGEGAKAALNKLVTQNLDTLAPGKCRYGFLTDEEGGVLDDLIIYCLAEDSYMLVINGSREETDFNWIDCHLPESVNFENVSYETAKIDLQGPLALDVLESVFGRDFKNLKYFNFGQTEFDGCKLLISRTGYTGELGYEFYLPSDKALSLWKKLVAHEDVEPIGLGARDTLRLEMGYPLYGQDLDTDHNPREGGYSFVLADDAFTDVKEMLIPLKIEGRRSARHGDKVHLDGKEVGVVTSGSFSPTLGFSIALAYVQADAAEAKEFVVKGARTDFKATKSELPFYKEGTARKKLD